In Melospiza melodia melodia isolate bMelMel2 chromosome 9, bMelMel2.pri, whole genome shotgun sequence, the genomic window CAACCAGCAGCAGCATGTCCACTGCAGAGCTTAGCTTTAGCTTGCACTTGCTTTAGAAAAGAAGATTCCATTGGTTGTTTGATTTTTAACACTGTTCTGCCAGCAAGGCAGTGCAGCCTTCACCAAGTAAGATAAATGACAGCTCTGGAGAGACAAAAAAGCCAAGTGGTGGCTGGAGTGGAGATCTCATCTATCCGCCTAGTTTTCTGACAAGAGGAGCAGCGcaaattctcttttccttttgtggACAGCAATCTACCTCCTGTTCAAGTAACAGTCTCAGATCAGTACAGACAAGTATGTTGTGCTAGTCAGAGAGTCCCAAAGTGTGCCAAGTTTGACATTTAGGCGAGTTTAGGAATATAGGTTCAATATAAATTATCCTAAGTATGGTAAATTTCAGAAACAATCCAAACACCAGAACTCAAATTTGGTTCACTCCCACATTTTAGAATTCTCACATAAGAAGAGATTCCTCCCAAAGAGATTTAGTCAAAAACTTGGAAGACAGTATCTGTCTGTCCTTTGAGACTACAACTTAACTAGCACTTCCAATAATTACAGTAAAGAGCTGTGTGAATGAAGAGCTGTATAAATGAAAATCATAGTTAATGCCTCAGTCGCTGCGCAAATGTGACTTCAGTTCATGCCTGCCGTACATCTAATCTATCTGAGCTGCCTCACAGACAAAACCTTtccattttaattaattaatgacgACGCGCTGTGAACATCTGGCGCTGTCCATCCCATAGCAGCAGAAACTTGTGCTGAGGATTCTCCCATCTGTACACAATGGGGAAGAAGACAATAGAAGTCATTAGTAATCCATAGTACTGTACAGCCACACTAATTTAAGGGACTGAATGCTAGCTGGACTTGGGAGGAGAGGTGAAAAAAGTGAACATCCAGTGGACCATTGAGCACACCACTGTGAAAACTAACTTGTTTGGATTTGTAATGTACTTGACTTTATATAATGAGGTATTTTATCAAGGACCTTTACTCTGTATTTACACCAGTGATAAAACACAAGCTGAAGACAAAAATGGCCCCTCTCACAGAAGCACTGTTAGGATAAGATTATTAAACTGTACATGTGAAAAACCTTTAATTTTTCAACTATCTAATACCAGTGTGGGTACTGGAACAGAACAGTGCCAAAGTTAACAGAGTTGGTGTTTACTGAGTTGGCTTCTGCTGTGAACCACTCCAAATATTTTATGCACTTAGACTTGAACCTAACTTTACAGGGACACTGAAAACAATTTCAGCTGAATTTAGTACAGTCTGATAATTCTGAAATGCAGTCTGCATTGGGCCCTTGAGGTTTTCAAAGAGTACAAAAACCACTGTTCCCTTTGTAGAGCTTTGGCCTAGAGTTGTAAGCAGATTAAGTTACCAAGAAGAGAGCATTTTGTCTAGCTAAATGTCAACATACAGCAAGGACAGTAAAGTTGGAGGAGATGTGTCACACTTAAAAATGCACAAACTAAGGCTTTAAAAACAGCATGAAGTTGTTCAAGAAATGGTAACATACTACAATGCTGCTGAGTTTTCCTCCCCCACCTGGTTTTCTTCTCTGTGCTTTGCAGAAGGCAATCTTAAAAGCTCTCTTCTTTATCAACTATGAGTTTAGAGATCAGATATTTAATAAGAACAAAACTCAGGAATCTGTTGGACATATAACAAGTTGACAATTTAATAGGTCTTCTCTGTCCTTGTTTAAATCTGTCAGTATTTAAGAATATAATTTAAAGACAATCCAAACACTAGGATTAGACCAAGGTTGTGTAATGGTTAGCCACTGTGAGGTTTGTGACAGCTACAGAAAGTGTGACTTGAAACCATCAGCTTTGCTGTCTGCTGTGTATATCAAGCAACTCCACAGCATATTCCTTACAGTTGGATTGAAACCTGAAAGTGAAATGAGGTGACTAGAATTACTCAGGCCATGCTGGTGCTATTTGCCAACTTAGGAtctctcaaaaatctttcaggaaaaaaagcaacaaaacaaaacaaagtgccacacattaaaaaaaaaacaaacaaaacaactgtTTCAAGATTATTTTAAGTCTCAGACAAAATCTGTCCAGAGAGCTCCACAATTTCCATCCATTACCAAAAACTAAaatatagattaaaaaaaaaaattaaaaaatcagcaATTTGGGAAGTGTTTAAAGGAAATGATTTTGCACCAGAATAGCCTTATGCTAAAGCTCGCATgcgcacaggggctgggaggatcACCTTCCTCAAGGCCAGGCCCATTGAAAGGTCTGTTGAAGACAGCAATAATGTTATCAAGACAGAGCAAACAGCAGATGGCTGAGGTGATCACATTTCGTAGTGTCATTTCCAATCAAAGATCGGGGCACCCAAGGAGTTACATGGCATAGTCCAGTGTGCATTCAGTCAAGAGTAAGTTAAAGTCAACACTTACGTGTCAGATGAGATTCAAGTTTCATTAGCCCAAGAAGAAAATCAAGGTCTCCAATCTTAAGCATCCAGCAGACTTCACTTTTAATAGCAAAGCAAACTCACTGCAAGCGTTGCTTCAAATAGCAAGACAGGAAAACCTTTAAAACAGGGTCCAACTAGACCCTCTGTCCAAGAAAACACATTCACCTAATGCTTCAGTTTTCCCCGTGGGCTAATTAAAAACACACATAAAAAATAATCTATCTGGGATTATAATGGCTCCCAATGCACCTACCTAACCACTGCACAAAAGATTTCACCATTGACATAATACTCTTGATATCCCAGACGTAGGAGTACATGTCATAAAGGATTGTCCTGTTGGCACAATTGGAGAGGCGAGTGAACATGCCCATCACCAAGCTGCACATCTCTTCAAACTTGGCTGCTCGGTTACGCCATTCTTCTATCTATGAGAAAGATCCACAAGATCAAACACAGGCTCCTAGGGAGGAGTGGTTCTCTAAATATGGAGAAAGACTACACAATTCACTACTTCTTTTTACCAGGAGGGCTATCACACCACAAATGACTCACAGATAGTCTCTATGGCTGTTAGAAGTGAGGCCAGTACAGAGAACACTGGTCAAATGCAGATACTAGGCTGCCTTCACAGCTGCTTGGCACTACAGGGCTTAAAATGGTAGATTCCACTGGAGGAGTGAAAATTACTGTGACCTGTGCTTCATTATACACTACCCTTCAGGTCCTACTAAGTAGAACACTAAATAAAATTGCttggaaacaaacaaaacactaGATAAAATTGCTTGGAATTTTGGCATAAAAGGAGAGAAACAAGATTTGCACTCACTTTTTCAGCATCCTTTCCTTTGCAATTCACGCTGACAACACTGCTGTTTGCTCTAAGCCACTGGAATTCCCTCAGCATCTGTGCACCTTTGGGTCCATGTTCATAAGGAAGGTAAAACAAGTCAGCAAGAAGCTGTAAGTCCTCTAAAGTCACTGGTTCTACTGCGTAAAGAGGCTTTTCATTCGGCCCAGGCACAAAATGTTCTTTGTTAATTTGCTCATCAGTCTGCATAGGTGCAATGTCACTACCAGAGTCCTCCTGCATAGACATCTCTGGAGACTTTGACTCAACTATACTCTCCTTATCTGTATCCATTGGCTTCAGCTCCTCTGCCATCTTGGCTTCAGCAATATCTGTCAGTATCTGGTTTGCATTCTTGTCTGCATCATCTTGTTTTTCCACCACCATGTCCATTGGTTCCTCATCAGAttgcttcttctcctcctccttggcCAAGGCTGGTGAGTCACTGCTCAGCGCTGCACCCTGGCTCATGATGGGCTCCTGGTACACCGTGGTAACCACTGTTGCTGCATTTAAAGAGGATGGTGCCACCAGTGGCCCTACATCCCCTACAGAGGTTTTAGCACCACTGTGGGCCACTTGCCTACCTGAGAATAAAAAGAAACAAGTTTAGTTTTCAGTACCTGCCAACTAACATTCAAATCAGCAACTCCTGCAAGTGATGGATGATTTTGTTACCACAGCATCCCATCAGCACAGCTTCCTTTTGGTACTTTGCCTGTTCACTTCTGTCAATGTAACTCTAACTATTGACTTTGAGCTTTGCAAGTTTCCTTTTCACATAACTGGTAAGCAAAGATAGGATGAAGAAAAAGTTAGGAAAattatttaacatttatttttaacTATGCCATCAGAATAAAAAGCTCTCCAAGTAACTATTTTTGCCTCCGCATCAAATGACTTGGTAAAGTTGTATTTGAATATAAAGGACAGCTCATAATAAAAGCTTAATATGATAAGCTGATGTTTAAATATTTCAAATTCAAAACTGTCTTTAACCTGGGGAAAAATTGAGACATTCAAAACCTTACCAGATACAATCTTGGATAACATGCTCTAACTCACCCTCCCTGACCAAGGTCATTAGACTCAAGATATATCCCAAGCTCCCGCTGTACAAAAAAAAGGCATACGGTGCCAGAAGGAACTCAGCTGATTTATGCAGACAAACTTAGGAAAGTAAAACTATCTTAAAACAACTGGAAGAACAGGGAATCTTCAGGACCAGGACCAGTTTTTACAACAATCCAacctcaactaaaaaaaaaaaaaaaaaaaaaaaaaatcccaactgtACTTCCTATTCTCTCAGGTTCCACTGAAGCCTAGTAAGAACTGGGACTAGCAAGATCAGGACCCTTTCCAGCCTTCTATCAGAAATGCCAAAAGATGATATATCAAGATTGCTTCTGTTGATCATGCAGAGCATTACAAGCACACTGCAGAACATCAAGCATTCTTACTTTTTAATTAAGATTCCCCAGTTACTAAGGCAGAAAATATTTCCAGCAGAAGTGCATGAATTGCCAGGATCTGTAAAATATCTTTAATATAAACACAAATACTGAACATCTAACACAATTTTTCTACCAGCCTCAGAATGATACCAAATCATACTCACTGCTGTATTGCTGAGGTACTCCAAACTCCTGTAACCATTCTGTTAAGGCCAACTTCAGGGCCATTTGTGGGCTGTAGAGAACATCTGTTTCAATATCTTCATCACTCCCCTCATTTTCCAATTTAATCTGGATTGAAACCGTGCTGTCTTCAGTATCAGCTACAGAGACAAATTTTAGAAGTTATCATGTtagtttaatttaaaataacaagGCATTCAGTAACTCAGGGGCTCACTTGACAAAAAGGACAAGTTACTAGAttctaattagaaaaaaaattaaaattatggtcACCACCAATGTCAACACAGAAACCAGACACTGACATTCAGGGTATCTTCTGATGTGAACTGCTTCTATTCCAATGAAATCATATCCATGGACACATTTCAAACTTGGGCATTAAACTTGCTTTCCAAGAGCATTAATTACATAAGCTCTCCAGACGAAGAAATTCTTTGATACCATGTGCTACAGATGTGCCCCAGGAAGTCAGTAAAGCAAGATCATTATCTTTCAGGCAACTGCCATTTACtcatggaagagaaaagggtagGTGATCATAAGAAGAAAAAGTTGGTGAGGAAGAGAGAAAATCATTAAAACCACAGAGAATTGGTATGATTTATATGGTTAAGCACAGATCCAGCAAACAGTTACACATACTTACTCATCACCACATCTTTTCTCACTCCATTCATGTTAGACTTGTACCAGGTTGCAAGCGTGTGAATGGCAACATAATTGGCTTCAAATTCACAGTTTGGATTGGTCAGAACACCCTTGAGTCGAGGGATGAGCTCAGTTGACCGACCCTTGTAAGGCCCAAGAAAAAGCCTCTTCTGATCATAATCATTAGCATGAATGTTATCCCAGATAACTGGGGCTCTCCTGATGATCTTAGAAACTTCTTCAATGGATTCTACAGGAATGTCTTTGGATACAACTTTCGGACCTAAGCAGGAAAGAGGATGGTCAGAGGGCTTTGCATATACTCCAAGATTCAACCCCCAAGTAGCTGGACAGTTTATTTTACAAAATACTTATGAGAAAATACTTAACACcagcaaaataaaagaaataagctATCGATCTTTACCTGTCCATAACACTTCAATTCCAGGGAGCAGTTTTTCTCCTACAGTCCGTAAATACGGAGACTGGGCAACATTTGGGTAACAGAAAGTTCCACAGTACTCTGCACAGGAAAAGAGAATGTCACTGTCATTAGAAGGATGCACATGTGTGACAACATACCCAATTGTCCCACAAACACATTGAGAGAATACCACCCTTGGAAATGAAAAACATTTATAAAATTATTCCAGTAAGGCCCAAAAGTCTAAAGTATAAATAAAAAGGACATTATGAATGATATTCTGCATAAATATCAGAAACAAATGGTAGTGAATTATTTTAAATTGCTCCAATGTCAAAACTAGGAAAAAATTAATCAAGTCCTTAAGTACAAGGCCTGTTACAGCAGATAGTATCCAAGAGAATGAGAAAACCCCAACACTCATTACCAAGTGCAAATATCTAAAAACTGTCACACTGAAACATATGTCTCTAAAGTTAAGGTCTGCAACAGAACCACAGTGTAAGAGGAtaaactaaaaataatttttgataAAAAAAGCAACTCGGTGACTAGTGAAGTGAGCACTCTTATTAAAAATAGGAACCAGTGACAGCCATAAGCACAGACTAcctctactttaaaaaatcttagaAACTAACAACCTGCTAATTCAAGAAGCAAAGATTTCAGTTCAagttaggaaaaaataaattttccATTAGCCTAATTCTCAGTTCAAACTTCCTGAACTGTTCTATCAAGCTGCTTATTTGCTTGGCATTGAACCTTTCAGAGATTTATAAATTTGGAAAAATCTTTGCATACATCTGAATAATCAAACTTTTCTTTGTAAATCAATTTCTTCAATCAACCCCAAAATACTCTTTAAGGCAGTTATTAAATGTTAAACCAGGTTTTCAAACAGTAAGGTAACAGTCCCCCTCCTTTAAGGCTCAATGAAAATATTCTGCTTGTTTTACCTGTAGGACAGAAAAGGAATGTGTCTGGTTCTCCTAGATATTGATATATCTCATTTGTGATTGAGACTTGAGCATGAGCAAAAGAACTGAAAACTTCTTTGTCTGCTGCGCACATGTTGTGATCAATATCATCAAACAGCAGTGCAAAAGACCTGCAGCCAAACTGAGAAACCTAATACAAGAGACAAGAGTAAAATGTTTAATTTGTTAAATTATTATTGTTTCTTTTAATCAAACAGTAGGACTTTTAGATCTAACCTTAGAGACAGCTACAGGAACAGGGATATAGCTCTATTCACAATGAATGCCTGCCTCTGACCCATAGCTCTGCTGCTCTCAAAGATTAGATCTTTAAAGACATGCAATCTGTTCCAGTTTTAACCACCCAAAGCTGATCTCACAGGATGGACAGCTGGGAAAAAAGCTAATTCTGTAACAGCTCTTGGACAAAGGAGAGGAGTCAGGAGAACAAAGAAGATGTGCATGTCAGGTCTGCAAAGGCATTTACTGTGGGCTAGAGTTCTTCCTTTAGCAATGCATCTTGGCTTCAAGATTCCGAAATACTCTGAAGACAAAAATAGCCTTCAGCATCCAATACAACAGGAGAACTTCTTTAAAAATCAAAGTTAGCACTGGCTATTTTTGCAATGCAACTTGAACACATCCACTGGAATCATTCAGAGACACCCAAACTAACACCAGTGCTGAAAAGGTTCAAGGAGCTGGTGAAAAGCTGCAAGAGTGAGCAAGGAACTGGAGCTTCCAAATGAAGCAGCACTGGAAGTGTGCTAAGCTTGTGTCGTCCTTACCTGGTCCAGCTTACGCTTCAATGTGGACACCTCTTTAGGATTGGAGAAAGTGATGTCAAGTCCAGGTGAGATTGCATAGATGAATTCTATTTCATGTTCTCGTGCAGCTGATATTAGAGTCATTAGCTGCTCTGGAAatcaaattaaaatatttcagaagGACTCAATGAAAAAAATTTCTCAGGCATAATCTAAAGTGTTTTATAAAGTGCAGATACCTCTTCAATCATAATTAGAAAAAAGAATTGCTGGAATTTCTTGAAACTAACATAGCAAAGAACACCAAATTATTTGGAAGATTTTTCAGCAATTATGCCAAAAGGAATACAACAACTGTCCTTGTATTCTCATTTTCCATGAtaaaatttttataaatattttaaaagttttctTTATCTCAATGCTGTGAGACAAATATGGCTATAGTCTGTTTCCACAGTACATACATCAACAGTTCCAGAATTATTACTCACTTTTCCCACACATACTAACAATTGATTGCAGTAATATCACTCCATGTGACAGAGGTTCACACACCACTCATATGGCTGAAGCTTGGGCACATGAAAAAGTGTGGTGTAGCGTCCCCATGTTACTACTTCGTGTGCAGAAGTAGTTTCTTTAAGAAACAAACTTCCAATTGAAGCTTTCATAGAATGAATAAATGTTTTTCATAATATGAATAGAATGAATAAATATTTTTAGCATATTCAACAATCTCTGCTGTTATTAGATATTACCTTGCAGTATCCTGTATTTTTCTGCATTGATCCAAAGAGGCATCCAAGAAGAATTATTTAATTTCAAGAGAGTCTAATTTTTCCCCTCACCCAAGGAAAACTATAATCCCTTCAGTCTAATAAAACATCATAAATCCCATAAATGACATAGGTGGGTAAAACAACTCACACTAGCATGAATAGATCTTTTATGTTCTGACTAATTGGTCAAGAGCTGTTTTTCTAACAGGTACTCTTTTCATAGAGACAAGGACTTAATGAATCACATAAAAGGACATGCTGTTTGCTCAtcaatctttttttcctttcctaaagCAAATAATTTCTACTACGAAAAATGTTCAAAAGACATTCAAGAGCCAGATGAATAAGTCTAAGCAACCTTTCCTGTGACAAAAAATAAATCCTGTAAGACAAAGCCTTAAAAGCAGTTTCAGAAATCATCTGCAGTTATAGCTAAAAGAAGTAAATCCATGCTTGTTCCAAAGCTCCCATAAACACACCTGCAGGGTATTAAAAAGAGGCTTTCAGTCACCTTTGGGAATGGCTACTGTGATTAAACACACACAAGTATACATAGCAATAACCAATTCATTCAAAAATCTGCTTCTAGAAAGCACAGAGGAGAAATAAAGGCAATTACCTGCTTCCTCCACAGAGTACATTTCTCGCCAAAACATCCTGTGCTTGTAGTCATCCTTTGGAGCATACAGGTAGGTATTCAGTCCCCACTTCTGAAGCctaaaaacacaggaaaaaaagccTTCCAATAGCCTACAAATTCAGGAATTCTGTATTTTACTTCATGTTATTCTTTTACTCAAACTGCTTTTTCTATTTCTTCACTGAACATTGTGTTATTTTATTAAGTCACAATAACTTTAAGCACAAATTATATTGGACAAATTTGGTATATGCAAGATAAAAAGGTGAATACAAATCCCAAGAATACAGATATTAGGCAGCAAGTTGCTCTAGGTTAGAACAATTCTTTCCAGACTTAAGTGGAAGTTTATGATTACATTCCGATGGAATGTGCTGCAGTAAGAGGAAACATGACTTGCCTTCTAAAAAGTTCTTTCCTCTGCTCCATCACCCAAGGTCTTCCATAAAATCCTATGGGCAACAAGATTAGAATTATCCAGTTAGATTATGCCTGCTTCATGAAACTTTGTATTACAACTcaccatttttttcctcttttgctaCATTTGTCAAAAAGCTTCCCAaagcagaaagggaaagaaaaatagtTAGCATGAGGAAAGTGTTATAACCTAAAGTGATCTAAATTTTAAATGCAATTATAACTTGTTTTATCTCTTATGATCTAAGGTCTTATAATTTTGGCCACTGAAGCAATTAATTTTCAGAATGCAAACTGTGCTCCTGAGCATATGCCCTTGACAAGTCAAGTCAGCATTTTTACAGCAGCAGACTGAACAGTTATAACCTAACTAAACTACCACACCAAACACCTACAAAATAGATTTGACTTTAGGGGTGAACACTGAAAACACTTGAAAATATTTACCAGCTCAAAAATGCTTAACTGGTGGTACAGACTAGGATTTATATAAGCAAAATACATAAACACATATTGCAGAAGTTGATGTGTAATTAAAAAAAACGTGCAAGTGAGTCAACAAAATGCTtaggattttatttcttttctgtttaATAGGATCTTTGTCAAAATTAAGTTGCAAAGTGATATTCTACTTTATCATTTCCACATTTTACAAGCTAATACTATGTCTGTGAATAATCATATATAAAAGCATCTACCCAAGTGATTGTAGAGTGTATTGAAAGTCATACAATTCCATGGATATTGCAACTGCTTCTGGCTTTAAATCTAATCCCTCCATTCTAGAAACAATACTTGTTTAAAGCACTCTCAAAGCCCTCATAGTCAAGTCAACTCACTTAGACCTATGTGCAAACAGTTCAACCACAAGTGGGCACTTCAAAACAAAGCTTCAGCTGGCAGCCCCTGCAAAGACCAGAGACTAAAATAACATGAAATTTAATAAGCTCTTCCTTTCAAACAGCACAGTGATGAACAACACTACTAACACACAAAGCTCACACGTCCCCATAGCACACCAGCTCAAAAGGTAAACTGTATCTTCATTTCCAAAGCTATTCACCCTCGTAAATCTGTAAACATTCACTCTTATTGAGGACACAATCACCACTCTACCTTCAAAAACTCCAAACTGGTACAACTGAAGACATTTTCTATATATTATATTTCAGTTACATGCTAAGTGTACAATGCTCTTTTAAGTAGCTTAAAACAAGAGGCTCAAGTTTAAGAATTATTCTAAGAGTGAGCTCAAACTGCCTGGCACCACAACGTGGCAAAACTGAGCAGCTACTCCTCCTCAAAACTGCCCAGTGCAATAGGGAACAAcaacagagagctgggaggcctGAAAACCTCCCAGTTTACCTCACCCAGAAGGAATTTCTTATTTTCACTATAGTTTCCAAACTCTGACTGATGCTGCACTGAGGAAACTCAGGAACTCACAAAAGAAGTGAAAGCCTGTGAAACCTAAAGAATTTCCCCTATGCCTCATAACTTCATGACACTTTTGCTTTATTTGTAATACTACTGTTTCAGACCTACAAGCCTAAAGCAGAGCACAGCCtactattaaagaaaaaaaaaaaaaagaaaatcagttaTCAAAAACTAATTAAATAAGGCTGAACAGAACTGGCTAATCTGCAGCAATACTTCTCCATCTGTCACATTTCTTAGGTTACTACTGTCACCAGCCAAGCACAATTCTTGGATCTTTCTCTCTAACTAAAAAAATCGACCTAGTTTTGTATTACTCCCTCAGGACTGTGTGTCAGGTTAATACAAAGTCAAGAGATTAAGCCAAAATACCTCATCCCATTACCACACTCTCCATCACTAAAAGTCAGGACATCCTAGAGGCAGTGCACCAAAGCTTTGCATTCAGCAATCTCTTAGACCTTATTGCTGTGCAAAACAGTGAATTTGGGAAGTGGCACACACTCTTCACACTCTTAGAGTGCACATCCAGTGTTTGGCCAATTGCCCTCTGCCATCTCTACCAAGATCCAAACTCTCCATCTCAGCACTCTCACCTCACCACACCTTAGTCTGTGTTAACCACTACTTTATATTTAAGTATTTATCTACACTTCTGAAGTTAATTCCTGTTTTTCTCTTAACTCTATAATGTCCTTGAGTCACTAATGAGACGAATGTTTTCACTCACTACCATTTACCTCCTTCACCACAAGTTTTTCTGTTGGTGGTGGTTTT contains:
- the OGA gene encoding protein O-GlcNAcase, with translation MVQKEGQAALEEPQGSPNPAGVPGAPLEPPGAAAGPVPGGEETDTETETALGSRRFLCGVVEGFYGRPWVMEQRKELFRRLQKWGLNTYLYAPKDDYKHRMFWREMYSVEEAEQLMTLISAAREHEIEFIYAISPGLDITFSNPKEVSTLKRKLDQVSQFGCRSFALLFDDIDHNMCAADKEVFSSFAHAQVSITNEIYQYLGEPDTFLFCPTEYCGTFCYPNVAQSPYLRTVGEKLLPGIEVLWTGPKVVSKDIPVESIEEVSKIIRRAPVIWDNIHANDYDQKRLFLGPYKGRSTELIPRLKGVLTNPNCEFEANYVAIHTLATWYKSNMNGVRKDVVMTDTEDSTVSIQIKLENEGSDEDIETDVLYSPQMALKLALTEWLQEFGVPQQYSSRQVAHSGAKTSVGDVGPLVAPSSLNAATVVTTVYQEPIMSQGAALSSDSPALAKEEEKKQSDEEPMDMVVEKQDDADKNANQILTDIAEAKMAEELKPMDTDKESIVESKSPEMSMQEDSGSDIAPMQTDEQINKEHFVPGPNEKPLYAVEPVTLEDLQLLADLFYLPYEHGPKGAQMLREFQWLRANSSVVSVNCKGKDAEKIEEWRNRAAKFEEMCSLVMGMFTRLSNCANRTILYDMYSYVWDIKSIMSMVKSFVQWLGCRSQSSAQFLSGDQEPWAFRGGLAGEFQRLLPIDGANDLFFQPPPLTPTSKVYTIRPYFPKDEASVYKICREMYADGADQPFHSLPDLIGDKLVGGLLTLSLDYCFVLEDEDGICGYALGTVDVTPFIKKCKMSWIPFMQEKYTKPNSDKELSEAEKIMLSFHEEQEVLPESFLANFPSLIKIDIHKKVTDPSVAKSMMACLLSSLKANGSRGAFCEVRPDDKRILEFYSKLGCFEIAKMEGFPKDVVILGRSL